One Tripterygium wilfordii isolate XIE 37 chromosome 10, ASM1340144v1, whole genome shotgun sequence DNA segment encodes these proteins:
- the LOC120007591 gene encoding mitochondrial proton/calcium exchanger protein-like, with product MASRALLRRRRNIFDSVNQPNSLFRAFSSFEHGQLFQSNDLQSSDCISNHRLANTDDREGCLPSFTRDGKSNPLAVGFFRHNFSGISTLGYRIERTESMYPLRARLIQQSIRYASNATAGQPAVGSSNDENEQQSTKQVKEASPEECDQAVEGLSTVKAKAKAKQMQESQKSATSILKRVWAMLLGIGPALRAVASMSREDWANKLNHWKDEFKSTMQHYWLGTKLLWADVRISSRLLLKLARGKGLSRRERQQLTRTTADIFRLVPVAVFIIVPFMEFLLPVFLKLFPNMLPSTFQDKMKEQEELKRRLNARIEYAKFLQDTVKEMAKEVQNSRSGEIKKTAEDLDEFLTKVRTGARVSNEEILGFAKLFNDELTLDNISRPRLVNMCKYMGISPYGTDAYLRYMLRKRLQQIKKDDLMIKAEGVESLTEEELRQACRDRGLLGSPSMEELRHQLLDWLDLSLNHSVPSSLLILSRAFSVSGKVRPEEAVQATLSSLPDEVVDTVGVTALSSEDSVSERRRKLEFLEMQEEFIKEEEEEEEEEEAKMMESTRSSQKDVALEEMTIPTAQELARAKTLEKHEQLCEISRALAVLSSASSVSREREEFLRLVKKEINLYNNMVDKEGTVGEEEAKKAYQAAREDSDHSAETAIGNKVSSALINRVDAMLQKLEKEIDDVDAKIGNRWRLLDRDYDGKVTPEEVASAAMYLKDTLGKEGIQELISNLSKDKEGKILVEDIVKLGSETEDADTTETGKL from the exons aTGGCTTCAAGGGCACTTTTGCGAAGGAGGAGGAACATTTTTGATTCAGTGAATCAACCTAATAGCTTGTTTCGggccttttcaagttttgagcatggTCAATTGTTTCAATCTAATGATTTGCAGTCTTCCGATTGCATTTCAAATCATAGGCTTGCAAACACTGATGACAGAGAAGGATGTTTACCTTCATTTACCAGGGATGGAAAATCAAATCCTTTAGCTGTAGGGTTTTTTAGGCATAATTTTTCCGGAATTTCAACGTTGGGCTATCGGATTGAAAGGACAGAATCCATGTATCCTTTAAGAGCTAGGTTGATTCAACAATCTATACGCTATGCGTCCAATGCTACAGCAGGTCAACCTGCTGTGGGCAGCAGTAATGATGAAAATGAGCAGCAGTCCACTAAACAGGTGAAAGAAGCTTCCCCTGAGGAGTGTGACCAAGCTGTTGAAGGCTTGAGTACagtaaaagcaaaagcaaaagctaAACAGATGCAAGAATCTCAGAAGAGTGCTACATCTATTTTGAAGAGGGTATGGGCAATGCTTCTGGGCATTGGTCCTGCTTTGAGAGCTGTTGCTTCTATGAGCAG GGAAGATTGGGCTAATAAACTGAACCACTGGAAGGATGAATTTAAGTCTACAATGCAACACTATTGGTTGGGTACAAAGCTACTTTGGGCTGATGTGAGGATTAGCTCAAGGTTACTGTTGAAACTTGCCAGGGGGAAGGGCCTATCTAGAAGGGAGAGACAACAGCTCACACGCACTACAGCTGATATTTTCAGGCTGGTTCCTGTTGCGGTTTTTATTATAGTTCCATTTATGGAGTTCTTGCTGCCAGTCTTCCTGAAATTATTTCCCAACATGTTGCCATCAACCTTCCAGGACAAGATGAAAGAACAG GAAGAATTGAAAAGAAGACTGAATGCGAGAATAGAATATGCGAAGTTTCTTCAGGACACAGTGAAAGAAATGGCAAAGGAAGTCCAAAACTCTCGAAGTGGAGAAATTAAGAAGACAGCGGAAGATCTTGATGAATTTTTGACCAag GTTAGAACAGGTGCCCGTGTTTCCAACGAAGAAATTTTAGGCTTCGCAAAATTATTCAATGATGAGCTTACTTTGGATAACATTAGCAG GCCTCGATTAGTAAACATGTGCAAATATATGGGTATCAGCCCTTACGGAACAGATGCGTATTTACGCTATATGCTTCGAAAAAGACTGCAACA GATCAAGAAGGATGATCTGATGATAAAAGCTGAGGGTGTAGAGTCTCTTACGGAAGAAGAGCTTCGTCAGGCCTGTAGAGATCGAGGGTTACTTGGATCACCTTCCATGGAGGAGTTGCGGCATCAG TTGCTTGATTGGCTGGATTTATCTCTCAATCATTCCGTTCCATCCTCTCTCTTAATCCTTTCTAG AGCGTTCTCTGTGTCTGGGAAAGTTAGGCCAGAGGAAGCTGTTCAGGCAACACTTTCGTCTCTGCCAGATGAGGTTGTGGATACTGTTGGAGTGACAGCCTTGTCTTCTGAAGATTCAGTTTCAGAAAGGAGGAGAAAATTGGAATTCCTGGAAATGCAGGAAGAATTCATAAAG gaggaggaggaggaggaggaggaagaggaggcaAAGATGATGGAATCTACAAGAAGCAGCCAAAAGGATGTTGCTTTGGAAGAGATGACTATCCCAACAGCACAAGAACTGGCAAGAGCAAAAACGTTGGAGAAGCATGAACAGCTTTGTGAGATCAGTCGTGCATTGGCTGTTTTATCTTCTGCATCT TCAGTCAGCAGGGAGCGAGAGGAGTTCTTGCGACTTGTCAAAAAGGAG ATAAATCTGTACAACAACATGGTAGACAAAGAGGGTAcagttggagaagaagaagccaAGAAGGCATACCAAGCTGCCAGGGAGGATAGTGACCACTCTGCTGAGACAGCTATTGGCAACAAGGTTTCTTCTGCACTTATAAACAGG GTGGATGCCATGCTTCAGAAgcttgaaaaagaaattgaCGATGTTGATGCTAAAATTGGCAATCGATGGCGTTTGCTTGATAG GGATTATGACGGAAAAGTGACTCCTGAAGAGGTTGCTTCTGCTGCCATGTACCTCAAGGACACCTTGGGCAAGGAGGGCATCCAAGAACTTATAAGCAATCTTTCCAAGGATAAAG AAGGGAAAATCCTTGTTGAAGATATTGTCAAATTAGGTAGTGAAACAGAAGATGCTGATACAACCGAAACGGGAAAATTGTAG